A single genomic interval of Stieleria maiorica harbors:
- a CDS encoding M28 family peptidase yields MWTRTTGESSLVGDASNFGKRIVAATLMLGVSVLLGWFEYRGPAPLGIDAPTDQPSAARMRATLVELLGDPPQKHTTGTASGEAFLQRLEKKLRGYEVPMRRIEIPWDPQRQDRHPGGRVDLLPPGTVLKNLWVTVEGSDPSLAPILIATHHDSCRWGPGAGDAGSAVVTLVEHIRHLSTSRPVRTTHYLFTDGEEFGLLGAYAIVAQESLPFPRPAFVLNFDARGTRGGIAMFETHVNNSGWVSTIIDDLARPKITSSLAVTIYRSLPNATDFNAWHGKLGLSGFNYAVIGGAHRYHRPEDTPQNLSDRTLQHMGAQLFSMHRAIDRLDGPTTRRLNASTEDPAHGNAVFFDLYGWTVVHFGEGIQRVIAIVAAALMGVVCLRGRSLGRVRRLPRHALVVLLSIAAGLLVGVVIQLGLRTTPFSVLKYTPIDLQAGVVTIAASFLVVTALLERFTKRIESDEAEVVSDWIWWVTAALGTVLAMALPGGAYLLVLPSFTYALVRIVSPQATLAAWSGWAAAVILAGPLVMLLVQALGPWRQPVYAALASLLAVLAMTAWAAQKKARPIPKNRPRLARGDA; encoded by the coding sequence ATGTGGACTCGGACGACGGGAGAATCGAGCTTGGTTGGCGACGCGTCGAATTTCGGCAAACGAATTGTCGCTGCGACGTTGATGTTGGGCGTTTCCGTTCTGTTGGGTTGGTTCGAATACCGAGGTCCGGCGCCACTGGGGATCGATGCCCCGACCGACCAGCCGTCGGCGGCCAGGATGCGCGCGACGCTGGTTGAATTGCTGGGGGATCCCCCGCAAAAACACACGACGGGAACCGCGTCGGGTGAAGCCTTTTTACAACGTCTGGAAAAGAAGCTCCGAGGTTACGAGGTTCCAATGCGGCGGATCGAAATCCCCTGGGATCCGCAGCGTCAGGATCGTCATCCGGGAGGCCGCGTCGACCTGTTGCCACCCGGGACGGTGTTGAAAAACCTGTGGGTCACCGTCGAAGGATCTGATCCCTCGTTGGCACCGATCCTGATCGCCACGCACCATGATTCGTGCCGCTGGGGGCCCGGTGCCGGGGATGCGGGTTCGGCCGTTGTCACCTTGGTTGAACACATCCGCCATCTGTCGACGTCCCGGCCGGTTCGCACCACGCATTACTTGTTTACCGATGGGGAAGAATTCGGGCTGCTGGGCGCGTACGCGATCGTTGCCCAAGAATCGCTGCCCTTTCCCCGCCCCGCGTTCGTGTTGAACTTCGATGCCCGCGGTACGCGCGGCGGGATTGCGATGTTTGAAACGCATGTCAACAACAGTGGCTGGGTTTCGACCATCATTGACGACTTGGCGCGACCAAAGATTACTTCGTCACTGGCCGTCACGATCTATCGGTCACTGCCCAATGCGACGGATTTCAACGCCTGGCACGGCAAACTGGGACTGTCCGGATTCAATTACGCCGTCATCGGGGGTGCCCATCGTTATCACCGCCCCGAAGACACGCCGCAGAACCTGAGCGACCGGACGCTCCAGCACATGGGGGCACAATTGTTTTCGATGCACCGTGCCATCGACCGCTTGGATGGTCCGACGACGCGCCGGTTGAACGCATCGACCGAAGACCCCGCGCACGGCAACGCCGTGTTCTTTGATCTGTATGGTTGGACCGTGGTGCACTTCGGCGAAGGCATCCAGAGGGTGATCGCGATTGTGGCCGCTGCGTTGATGGGAGTGGTGTGTCTGCGCGGACGTTCGCTCGGTCGAGTGAGACGCTTGCCGCGGCACGCCTTGGTCGTCCTGCTGTCGATCGCCGCCGGATTGTTGGTCGGCGTCGTGATTCAACTCGGTTTGCGGACCACGCCGTTTTCGGTGTTGAAGTACACTCCGATCGATCTGCAGGCGGGGGTGGTCACGATCGCCGCCTCGTTCCTGGTCGTGACCGCGTTGCTGGAACGTTTTACCAAGCGGATCGAATCCGACGAAGCGGAGGTCGTCAGCGATTGGATCTGGTGGGTGACCGCAGCGTTGGGGACCGTGCTCGCGATGGCGCTTCCCGGTGGCGCGTATCTACTGGTCTTGCCGAGTTTCACCTATGCGTTGGTTCGCATCGTGTCGCCGCAGGCGACGCTGGCGGCCTGGTCTGGCTGGGCGGCCGCGGTCATCTTGGCTGGGCCGTTGGTGATGTTGCTGGTGCAAGCACTGGGGCCGTGGCGACAACCGGTTTACGCGGCGCTGGCGAGCCTGTTGGCGGTGTTGGCCATGACGGCGTGGGCGGCACAAAAAAAGGCGAGGCCGATTCCGAAGAACCGACCCCGCCTCGCACGGGGGGACGCTTAA
- the hemC gene encoding hydroxymethylbilane synthase translates to MPAENGDGRVLRIATRESPLALWQARHVAGLLAERTLPPQIVPMVSSGDVDMRPIDGKRSVGVFTKRIQQALLEDEGDVAVHSMKDLPTEPHPRLRMVASPERETVADCLVSPAGTELEDLPHAARIGTGSRRRAAQLLKVRPDLEVLPIRGNVQTRLQRMHDGEYDAIILAAAGIERLEMMDLPRVELPLDLMLPAPGQGALAIEVRGDDSHAVSVVSRINVPRSAACTSAERTLLSDLHGGCLAPIAALGTVTERGGGDQPSVTLNLIARVLSADGKTCLESQADTPIDLSSDDWQRVAIELGRNVAAMLIDQGAKPLIEAGR, encoded by the coding sequence TTGCCCGCTGAAAACGGGGACGGTCGTGTCCTGCGAATCGCGACGCGTGAAAGCCCGCTGGCCCTGTGGCAGGCTCGCCACGTCGCCGGGCTGCTGGCCGAGCGGACGCTGCCGCCGCAAATCGTGCCGATGGTCAGTAGTGGTGACGTCGACATGCGGCCGATCGACGGCAAACGATCCGTCGGTGTGTTCACCAAACGGATCCAGCAGGCGCTGCTGGAAGACGAAGGTGACGTCGCGGTGCACTCGATGAAGGATTTGCCCACCGAGCCCCACCCCCGGCTGCGGATGGTGGCCTCGCCGGAGCGTGAAACGGTCGCCGATTGTCTGGTCTCGCCGGCGGGCACGGAACTCGAGGACCTGCCGCATGCCGCACGCATCGGGACCGGCAGCCGCCGCCGCGCCGCACAGTTGCTGAAAGTCCGCCCGGACCTGGAAGTGTTGCCGATCCGCGGGAACGTGCAAACGCGGCTGCAGAGAATGCATGACGGCGAGTATGACGCGATCATTTTGGCAGCCGCGGGAATCGAACGGCTGGAGATGATGGATTTACCCCGCGTCGAATTGCCGCTGGACCTGATGCTGCCCGCCCCCGGCCAAGGTGCCTTGGCGATCGAAGTCCGCGGCGACGACTCCCATGCCGTTTCGGTGGTTTCCCGCATCAATGTCCCGCGATCGGCGGCGTGCACGTCGGCCGAGCGGACGTTATTGTCCGACCTGCACGGCGGCTGTTTGGCTCCGATCGCAGCCCTGGGAACCGTGACCGAACGCGGCGGCGGAGATCAGCCATCGGTCACCCTGAATTTGATCGCCCGCGTGTTGTCGGCCGATGGCAAAACGTGCTTGGAATCCCAAGCCGACACCCCCATCGACTTGAGTTCCGACGACTGGCAACGCGTCGCGATCGAACTGGGACGTAACGTCGCTGCAATGCTGATCGATCAGGGCGCCAAACCGCTGATCGAAGCGGGGCGATAG
- a CDS encoding sugar phosphate isomerase/epimerase family protein — MPTHPRSIRHKTNPPSRRQFITAIGAGCAAAGTASLLGPATTTAAEPFPRSGDPRFRLGLAAYSLRNYFSFMKGKRKEPAGGGKAIDMVGFLDYCVQQGLEAAELTSYFFPPDADDAYFLELRRQAFLRGVTISGTAIGNNFTQGAGEKLDREIETALEWIDKAAVLGAPHIRFFAGKGKELDDHPERMDEAVAAMKRCAERAGQRGVFLGIENHGNLRPDQLLPIVHTVDHPWVGINLDTGNFYSEDPYRDLEQCVPYAVNVQVKMNMKKPDGTEYPADLDRIAGILRDSTYQGFVVLEYEDEQPYDHIPAALDRLRSALRA; from the coding sequence GTGCCGACACACCCCAGATCGATCCGCCACAAGACGAATCCGCCCAGCCGCCGTCAATTCATCACCGCCATCGGTGCGGGCTGTGCCGCCGCCGGCACCGCAAGCCTGCTTGGCCCCGCGACGACGACCGCCGCCGAACCGTTTCCGCGCAGCGGTGATCCACGGTTCCGCCTCGGTTTGGCCGCCTATTCACTCCGCAACTACTTTTCATTCATGAAGGGCAAGCGGAAAGAACCGGCCGGCGGAGGCAAGGCGATCGACATGGTCGGCTTTCTGGACTATTGCGTGCAGCAAGGATTGGAAGCGGCCGAATTGACCAGCTACTTTTTCCCGCCCGACGCCGACGACGCCTACTTCTTGGAACTCCGCCGACAAGCGTTCCTCCGCGGCGTGACGATTTCCGGCACCGCCATCGGCAACAACTTCACTCAAGGCGCCGGCGAAAAGCTGGACCGGGAAATCGAAACCGCCCTCGAGTGGATCGACAAGGCCGCCGTCTTGGGCGCGCCCCACATCCGATTCTTCGCCGGCAAAGGCAAGGAACTGGACGATCACCCCGAACGGATGGATGAAGCCGTCGCGGCAATGAAACGCTGTGCGGAGCGGGCCGGCCAGCGTGGCGTCTTTCTGGGCATCGAGAACCATGGCAATCTACGTCCCGACCAATTGCTGCCGATCGTTCATACCGTTGACCATCCCTGGGTCGGCATCAACTTGGATACCGGCAATTTCTACAGCGAGGATCCCTACCGCGATTTGGAACAGTGCGTCCCCTACGCGGTGAACGTCCAAGTCAAAATGAACATGAAGAAGCCCGACGGGACGGAGTATCCGGCCGACTTGGATCGGATCGCCGGGATCCTTCGTGACAGCACCTACCAAGGCTTCGTGGTTCTGGAATACGAAGACGAACAGCCATACGACCACATTCCCGCGGCCCTCGATCGACTCCGTAGCGCACTTCGTGCCTAG